One genomic window of Medicago truncatula cultivar Jemalong A17 chromosome 1, MtrunA17r5.0-ANR, whole genome shotgun sequence includes the following:
- the LOC25481847 gene encoding uncharacterized protein produces the protein MEFLTELAKEAISKLGELAVESTLKQIEYMTHYKKIIADLEEEHDKLEGVKEALQGWVDTKRMNREGIEPNIQNWLNDVAAFENVLKSFYEDKVKMNKKCFGGKCPNLTYNYSLGKQASKSIEYITKLKEEKNEFQLISYHKAPPTLGSTFTEDIKSLESRKKIITEIIDKLKDDAFKRISICGMGGVGKTTLVKELIKSVENELFDKVVMAVISQNPDYKNIQSQIADCLGLSLKSESVEGRGRELMQRLKEIDDDGKTKVLIVLDDVWSELNFDWVGIPSRDNQKCIKIVFTSRIEKECQKMGSQVNFHVSILLKEEAWYLFQSMTGDVVYEPHIYPIAKQVAKECGGLPLAIVIVGKALENEKELTAWEDGFEQLQNSQSSSFPDVHNYVYSRIELSFKILGSTEHKKLLMLCGLFPEDFDIPIEILLRHAIGLGLFKAVGEPLKARNRVRSLVGDLKRCFLLLDSNVPGCVKMHDIVRDVVILVSFKTEHKFMVKYDMKRLKEEKLNDINAISLILDHTIELENSLDCPTLQLLQVRSKGDGPNQWPEHFFRGMRALKVLSMHNLHIQKLSSFSQALVSLHTLQVEYCDVGDISIIGKELTHIEVLSFAHSNIKELPIEIGNLSILRLLDLTNCNDLNVISSNVLIRLSRLEELYLRMDNFPWKGNEVAINELKKISYQLKVFEIKVRGTEVLIKDLDLYNLQKFWIYVDIYSDFQRSAHFESNLLQISAIDYQSINSILMISQLIKKCEILAIRKVKDLKNVMRQLSHDCPIPYLKDLRVDSCPDLEYLIDCTTHCSGFSQIRSLSLKNLQNFKEMCYTPNYHEIKGLMIDFSYLVELKLKDLPLFIGFDKAKNLKELNQVTRMNCAQSEATRVDEGVLSMNDKLFSSEWMQQFPKLETIFLEKCSSINVVFDTQRYSYSDGQVFPQLKEMEIFDLNQLTHVWSKALHYVQGFQNLKSLTISSCDSLRHVFTPAIIREVTNLEKLEIKSCKLMEYLVTNEEDGEEGGQINKEEVNIISFEKLDSLKLSGLPNLARVSANSCEIEFPSLRKLVIDDCPKLDTLFLLSAYTKHNNHYVASYSNLDGTGVSDFDENYPRSSNFHFGCMPLCYKLIRQSNKNNKIKGPSVSERKPRVELGGASLLEELFITGDLHDKLFLKGMDQARIRGGPVIDGHLFPYLKSLIMGYSDKITVLLSFSSMRCFEQLEKLHIFECNNLNEIVSQEESESSGEKIIFPALKSLILTNLPKLMAFFQSPYNLDCPSLQSVQISGCPNMDVFSHGFCSTPKLEDCNIRIGSLGSSYIHKNDMNATIQGFKTFVALQSSEMLNWTELYGQGMFGYFGKEREISIREYHRLSMLVPSNEIQMLQHVRTLDVSYCDSLVEVFESIRESTRKRDVTTHYQLQEMTLSSLPRLNQVWKHNIAEFVSFQNLTVMYAFQCDNLRSLFSHSMARSLVQLQKIVVEKCKMMEEIITMEEEYIGGGNKIKTLFPKLEVLKLCDLPMLECVCSGDYDYDIPLCTIEEDRELNNNDKVQISFPQLKELVFRGVPKIKCFCSGGYNYDIELLSIEEGTNRRTFPYGKVIVNTPSLRTLRWDKDGLLVAVNTLGDLNLTIYYVQNSKKYMVELQKLETFKDMDEELLGYIKRVTHLDIVNCHKLLNCIPSNMMHLLSHLEKLSVNECEYLEEIFESTDSMLQWELVFLKLLSLPKLKHIWKNHCQGFDCLQLIIIYECNDLEYVLPDVSVLTSIPNLWLIGVYECQKMKEIIGNNCNPTDCVQQKAKIKFPKLMKIELQKLPSLKCFGQSSFPCYIEMPQCRRIKIEDCPEMKTFWFEGILYTPRLYEISLKNTKFDEYEDVNDVIQRHNK, from the exons ATGGAGTTTCTTACTGAACTAGCAAAAGAAGCTATCTCAAAGCTTGGAGAATTGGCAGTGGAGTCTACGTTGAAGCAGATTGAATATATGACtcactacaaaaaaattattgccGACTTGGAGGAAGAACACGATAAGTTGGAGGGTGTTAAAGAAGCACTACAAGGATGGGTGGACACAAAAAGAATGAATAGAGAAGGAATTGAACCTAACATACAAAATTGGCTAAATGATGTTGCAGCTTTTGAAAATGTGTTAAAAAGTTTCTATGAAGACAAAGTTAAAATGAACAAGAAATGTTTTGGTGGAAAGTGTCCAAATTTGACATATAATTACTCATTGGGAAAGCAAGCCTCTAAAAGCATTGAGTATATTACAAAGTTGAAGGAGGAAAAAAATGAGTTTCAGCTCATATCCTACCATAAAGCTCCACCAACTCTTGGATCGACCTTCACTGAAGATATTAAAAGCTTGGAGTCaaggaaaaaaatcataacaGAAATCATAGACAAACTAAAGGATGATGCGTTCAAAAGAATCAGCATATGTGGGATGGGTGGAGTGGGAAAAACCACATTGGTTAAAGAACTCATCAAATCTGTAGAAAATGAGTTATTTGATAAAGTTGTAATGGCAGTGATTTCCCAAAATCCAGATTACAAGAATATACAGAGTCAAATTGCTGATTGTTTAGGCTTGAGTTTGAAAAGTGAAAGTGTGGAAGGAAGAGGCAGGGAATTAATGCAAAGATTGAAAGAAATTGATGATGATGGAAAGACTAAAGTCCTAATTGTGCTCGACGATGTGTGGAGCGAACTTAATTTTGATTGGGTAGGAATTCCATCTCGAGATAAccaaaaatgtatcaaaattgtaTTCACATCACGAATTGAAAAGGAGTGTCAAAAGATGGGAAGTCAAGTGAATTTTCATGTTTCTATTTTGCTCAAGGAAGAAGCCTGGTATCTCTTTCAGTCAATGACAGgtgatgttgtatatgaacctCATATTTATCCAATTGCAAAACAAGTTGCAAAGGAATGTGGAGGTTTGCCTCTCGCTATTGTAATTGTTGGTAAAGCACTTGAAAATGAGAAAGAGCTTACTGCATGGGAGGATGGATTTGAACAATTACAAAATTCACAGTCATCTTCCTTCCCAGATGTTCACAATTATGTTTACTCGCGCATCGAGCTTAGTTTCAAAATTTTGGGTAGCACAGAACACAAGAAGCTCCTTATGCTTTGTGGATTATTTCCAGAAGACTTTGATATTCCTATTGAAATTTTATTGCGTCATGCAATAGGCTTGGGATTGTTCAAAGCCGTTGGTGAGCCATTGAAAGCAAGAAATCGAGTGCGTAGTTTGGTGGGCGATCTAAAGAGATGTTTCTTGTTGTTGGACAGCAATGTTCCAGGGTGTGTGAAGATGCACGACATTGTACGTGATGTTGTCATCTTAGTTTCATTTAAAACTGAACACAAGTTTATGGTGAAATATGACATGAAGAGgctgaaagaagaaaaattgaatgACATCAATGCAATATCACTTATCTTGGATCACACTATAGAGTTAGAAAACAGCTTAGATTGTCCTACGCTTCAACTTCTACAAGTGCGATCAAAAGGAGATGGACCAAATCAATGGCCAGAACATTTCTTCAGAGGAATGAGAGCACTCAAAGTTTTGTCTATGCACAATTTACACATTCAAAAACTTTCATCTTTTTCACAAGCTTTGGTTAGTCTTCATACACTACAAGTAGAATATTGTGATGTTGGTGATATATCTATAATTGGTAAGGAACTTACACACATAGAAGTCCTAAGTTTTGCACACTCTAATATTAAAGAACTTCCAATTGAAATAGGAAACTTGAGCATTCTAAGATTATTAGATTTGACAAATTGCAATGATCTTAATGTCATTTCTAGTAATGTCTTGATAAGACTGTCTCGATTGGAAGAACTTTATTTAAGGATGGACAATTTTCCTTGGAAAGGAAATGAGGTTGCAATCAACGAGTTAAAAAAGATATCTTATCAGCTAAAGGTCTTTGAGATAAAAGTTAGAGGGACTGAAGTTTTAATCAAGGATTTGGACTTATACAATCTACAAAAGTTTTGGATCTATGTGGATATTTATAGTGATTTTCAGCGCTCTGCACATTTCGAGTCAAATTTATTGCAAATTAGTGCTATAGACTATCAATCTATTAATAGCATACTGATGATCTCACAATTGATTAAGAAATGTGAAATCCTCGCAATAAGAAAGGTGAAAGACTTGAAAAATGTTATGAGACAATTGTCACATGATTGTCCAATTCCATACTTGAAAgatttgagggttgattcatgTCCTGATCTGGAGTATTTGATAGATTGTACTACTCATTGCAGTGGCTTTTCACAAATTAGGTCATTGTCTTTGAAAAATCTTCAGAATTTTAAAGAGATGTGTTATACACCTAATTACCATGAAATCAAGGGATTGATGATTGACTTCTCATATTTGGTGGAGTTGAAGTTAAAAGACCTCCCATTATTTATTGGCTTTGACAAAGCTAAGAATTTGAAAGAGCTCAATCAA GTAACAAGAATGAATTGTGCTCAATCTGAAGCTACTAGAGTTGATGAAGGTGTTCTATCAATGAATGACAAGTTGTTTTCATCTGAGTGGATGCAACAATTCCCAAAATTGGAAACAATCTTCCTAGAAAAGTGTTCTTCCATTAATGTGGTCTTTGACACTCAAAGATATTCATACTCAGATGGCCAAGTATTTCCTCAATTGAAAGAAATGGAGATATTTGACCTTAATCAACTAACTCATGTGTGGAGTAAAGCTCTGCATTATGTTCAaggttttcaaaatttgaaaagctTGACAATATCAAGTTGTGACTCTTTGAGACATGTATTTACTCCAGCTATTATTAGAGAAGTCACCAATCTTGAGAAATTGGAGATAAAATCTTGTAAGTTGATGGAGTATTTAGTGACCAATGAAGAAGATGGCGAAGAAGGTGGTCAAATTAATAAAGAGGAAGTAAATATTATCTCGTTTGAAAAACTAGATTCCTTAAAACTTTCTGGACTCCCAAATCTAGCACGTGTTTCTGCAAATTCTTGCGAGATAGAATTTCCATCCTTAAGAAAGTTGGTGATTGATGATTGTCCAAAGCTAGATACATTGTTTTTGCTAAGTGCATATACAAAGCACAACAATCATTATGTTGCATCATATTCAAATCTTGATGGCACTGGTGTTAGCGATTTTGACGAAAACTACCCAAGATCttctaattttcattttggatgTATGCCATTGTGTTATAAACTGATCCGTCAaagcaacaaaaataacaaaatcaag GGTCCTTCTGTTTCCGAAAGGAAACCCAGGGTAGAGTTGGGTGGTGCATCTCTTCTTGAAGAACTTTTTATAACGGGTGATTTGCAtgataaattgtttttgaaaggGATGGATCAAGCAAGGATAAGAGGTGGGCCAGTTATAGACGGGCACTTGTTCCCATACTTAAAATCACTAATCATGGGGTACAGTGACAAAATAACTGTCTTGTTATCTTTCTCGTCCATGCGATGTTTTGAGCAGTTAGAGAAGCTACACATATTTGAATGCAATAACTTAAATGAGATAGTATCTCAAGAAGAATCAGAATCAAGTGGAGAAAAGATTATATTCCCTGCATTGAAATCTCTAATTCTTACAAACCTTCCAAAGCTTATGGCCTTCTTCCAAAGTCCCTATAATCTTGATTGTCCATCACTGCAAAGTGTGCAAATCAGTGGTTGTCCCAATATGGATGTGTTTTCACACGGATTTTGTAGTACACCTAAGCTTGAGGACTGCAACATACGTATTGGATCCCTCGGCAGCAGCTACATTCATAAGAATGACATGAATGCTACTATACAAGGGTTTAAAACATTT GTGGCATTACAAAGCTCGGAGATGTTGAATTGGACGGAGCTATATGGTCAAGGCATGTTTGGATACTTTGGAAAAGAACGAGAAATCAGTATCAGGGAATATCATAGATTATCAATGCTTGTACCATCCAATGAGATACAAATGCTTCAACATGTGAGGACACTGGATGTAAGTTATTGTGATTCATTGGTTGAGGTGTTTGAATCAATAAGAGAATCTACAAGAAAAAGGGATGTTACTACACATTATCAGCTACAAGAGATGACATTGAGTTCGTTGCCAAGATTGAATCAGGTATGGAAACACAATATCGCTGAGTTTGTAAGCTTTCAGAATCTAACAGTAATGTATGCTTTTCAATGCGACAATTTGAGGAGTTTGTTCTCCCACTCTATGGCTAGAAGCCTTGtgcaacttcaaaaaatagtaGTTGAGAAATGTAAAATGATGGAGGAGATAATAACAATGGAAGAAGAATATATCGGAGGAGGGAACAAAATCAAGACTTTATTTCCTAAGTTGGAGGTATTGAAACTTTGTGATCTTCCTATGTTGGAATGTGTTTGTTCAGGAGATTATGACTATGATATCCCTTTATGCACTATTGAAGAAGACAGGgaattaaataataatgataaggTTCAGATTTCATTTCCACAATTAAAGGAGTTAGTGTTTCGTGGAGTGCCGAAGATCAAGTGTTTTTGTTCAGGAGGGTACAACTACGATATTGAGCTCTTGTCAATTGAAGAGGGTACAAATAGGAGAACTTTTCCATATGGAAAGGTTATTGTAAACACACCCAGCCTTCGTACACTACGTTGGGATAAGGATGGGCTGTTGGTCGCTGTTAACACACTTGGGGACCTAAATTTGACAATATATTATgttcaaaattcaaagaaatACATG GTGGAGTTGCAAAAATTAGAGACGTTTAAAGATATGGACGAAGAGCTTCTTGGCTACATCAAAAGAGTAACACACCTTGACATTGTAAACTGTCACAAGCTATTGAATTGCATCCCATCCAACATGATGCACTTATTATCACATTTGGAGAAACTCTCTGTTAATGAATGTGAGTACTTAGAAGAGATATTTGAATCAACTGATAGCATGTTGCAGTGGGAGCTAGTGTTCTTAAAATTGCTTTCTCTTCCAAAACTGAAGCACATTTGGAAAAACCATTGTCAAGGATTCGATTGTTTACAATTGATAATCATCTATGAGTGCAATGATTTGGAATATGTTCTTCCGGATGTTTCCGTGCTCACAAGCATTCCAAATTTGTGGTTAATTGGTGTGTATGAATGCCAGAAGATGAAGGAGATCATTGGGAATAATTGCAATCCTACTGATTGTGTACAACAGAAAGCTAAAATTAAATTCCCGAAATTAATGAAGATTGAACTGCAGAAGCTTCCTAGCCTCAAATGTTTCGGTCAAAGCTCTTTCCCTTGCTATATTGAGATGCCACAATGTCGgcgaataaaaattgaagacTGCCCAGAGATGAAGACCTTTTGGTTCGAAGGAATCTTATACACCCCACGTCTTTAtgaaatttctttaaaaaataccaAATTTGACGAATACGAAGATGTTAATGACGTGATACAACGACACAATAAATGA